The Ovis aries strain OAR_USU_Benz2616 breed Rambouillet chromosome 11, ARS-UI_Ramb_v3.0, whole genome shotgun sequence genome window below encodes:
- the LOC101119832 gene encoding eotaxin yields MKVSAVLLCLLFTATLCSIQVLAQPASIPTICCFNVSRKKISVQRLQSYRKVTGSKCPQKAVIFNTKQNKKICVDPQEKWVQNAMEYLNQKFQTLKS; encoded by the exons ATGAAAGTCTCTGCAGTGCTCCTGTGTCTGCTGTTCACAGCCACCCTCTGCAGCATCCAGGTGTTGGCTCAGCCAG CTTCTATTCCAACCATCTGCTGCTTTAATGTGTCCAGAAAGAAGATCTCCGTTCAGCGACTGCAGAGCTACAGAAAAGTCACGGGCAGCAAATGTCCTCAGAAAGCTGTGAT ATTCAACACCAAACAGAACAAGAAAATCTGTGTTGATCCCCAGGAGAAGTGGGTCCAGAATGCCATGGAGTACCTGAACCAAAAATTCCAAACTTTAAAGTCATAG